Proteins from a genomic interval of Pseudodesulfovibrio nedwellii:
- a CDS encoding formamidase — translation MGSIGSMNRPTEGMLMGLVQYPVPIVNSRRDIEANIDRICEATVNTKAGYPGMDLIVWPEYSSQGLNTKKWVSDEFLLDVEGPLFQRYAQTCKENDIWGLFSLMERNPNKDQMPYNTAVIFNNKGELALKYRKLNPWVPIEPWMPGDLGQPVCDGPGGSRLSVCICHDGMFPEQAREAAYNGCNVYIRISGYSTQVNDQWMLTNRSNAWQNLMYTASVNLAGYDGVFYYFGEGQVCNFDGTTIQQGHRNPWEIVTAEVFPKMADQARKDWGLENNIYNLGTRGYVAVPGGVKECPYTWVKDFAKGEYKLPWEDDIKIKDGSIYGYPTTGGRFGL, via the coding sequence ATGGGAAGCATCGGCAGCATGAATCGTCCGACTGAAGGTATGCTCATGGGTTTGGTCCAATACCCTGTGCCCATTGTTAACTCGCGCCGCGACATCGAAGCAAACATCGACAGAATCTGTGAAGCCACAGTAAACACCAAGGCCGGCTATCCTGGCATGGATCTGATCGTATGGCCGGAATATAGCTCGCAGGGGCTGAACACAAAGAAGTGGGTCAGCGATGAATTCCTGCTTGATGTCGAAGGCCCTTTGTTCCAGCGTTATGCTCAGACCTGTAAGGAAAACGACATCTGGGGCCTGTTCTCTCTCATGGAGCGCAACCCCAACAAAGATCAAATGCCTTACAACACGGCTGTTATCTTCAACAACAAGGGCGAACTTGCCCTGAAATATCGCAAACTGAATCCGTGGGTTCCCATCGAGCCTTGGATGCCCGGCGATCTCGGCCAGCCCGTATGTGACGGCCCCGGTGGCAGTAGACTTTCCGTTTGCATTTGTCATGACGGCATGTTCCCCGAGCAGGCTCGTGAAGCTGCTTACAATGGCTGCAACGTTTACATTCGCATTTCTGGCTACAGCACCCAGGTCAACGACCAGTGGATGCTGACCAACCGTTCCAACGCTTGGCAGAACCTGATGTACACCGCTTCAGTTAACCTCGCCGGTTACGATGGCGTCTTCTATTACTTTGGTGAAGGTCAAGTCTGCAACTTCGACGGCACCACCATTCAGCAGGGTCATCGTAATCCTTGGGAAATCGTCACCGCCGAAGTTTTCCCGAAGATGGCAGATCAGGCACGCAAGGACTGGGGCCTGGAAAACAACATCTACAACCTCGGTACCCGCGGTTACGTAGCCGTTCCCGGTGGAGTAAAGGAATGCCCCTACACTTGGGTCAAAGATTTCGCTAAGGGTGAATACAAGTTGCCCTGGGAAGACGACATCAAGATCAAAGACGGTTCCATTTACGGATACCCGACAACCGGTGGACGCTTCGGCCTCTAG
- the hpsH gene encoding (2S)-3-sulfopropanediol dehydratase activating enzyme: protein MSKLNEGIVFNIQNFSVHDGAGIRTIVFMKGCPLRCAWCSNPESQKMKPQMGYNPGKCLTTDKCTRCIRMCPEGAISATEDKLIAIDPEKCVQCHTCADNCASDALCVYGKTMTVGAVIDEVEKEAAFYARSGGGMTLSGGEALSQPEFALALLKEAKKRRIKTAMETCGYASYEDLKAVCEFLDELIIDIKAHDDEKHKKGTGVSNRRILDNIKCLVDDFPNLPILVRTPIIPEFNDTIEEIQSIIDFIPVRSNISYELLPYHRMGQPKYAYLGMEFPYEGKALDTEIMGKLRPLEKEANDRFRNA from the coding sequence ATGAGTAAACTAAACGAAGGCATTGTCTTCAATATCCAGAATTTTTCCGTGCATGATGGAGCTGGCATTCGAACCATTGTGTTCATGAAAGGATGCCCGCTTCGCTGTGCTTGGTGTAGCAACCCCGAGTCGCAGAAAATGAAGCCGCAGATGGGATACAACCCGGGCAAATGTTTGACCACCGACAAATGTACTCGATGTATACGAATGTGTCCTGAAGGCGCTATTTCTGCTACCGAAGATAAGCTGATAGCCATTGATCCTGAAAAGTGTGTTCAATGTCATACTTGCGCGGACAATTGCGCTTCCGATGCCTTGTGTGTTTATGGCAAAACCATGACTGTTGGCGCGGTGATAGATGAAGTGGAAAAAGAAGCGGCCTTTTACGCCCGGTCAGGCGGAGGGATGACCCTGAGCGGCGGTGAAGCTTTGTCCCAGCCAGAATTTGCGCTGGCATTGCTCAAGGAAGCAAAGAAACGCCGTATCAAGACCGCCATGGAAACCTGCGGTTACGCTTCCTATGAAGACCTTAAGGCCGTCTGTGAATTTCTTGATGAACTGATTATTGATATAAAAGCCCACGACGATGAGAAACACAAGAAGGGTACCGGTGTCAGCAACCGACGTATTCTCGACAATATTAAGTGTCTGGTGGACGATTTTCCGAATTTGCCCATCCTGGTCCGCACGCCGATAATTCCTGAGTTCAACGATACCATCGAGGAAATTCAGAGTATCATCGATTTTATTCCGGTACGTTCGAACATCTCATACGAGTTGCTTCCCTATCATCGCATGGGCCAGCCCAAATACGCATACCTCGGCATGGAATTCCCTTACGAAGGCAAGGCCCTCGACACAGAAATTATGGGAAAACTGCGTCCGCTGGAGAAAGAGGCCAACGACAGATTTCGAAATGCATAA
- a CDS encoding sulfite exporter TauE/SafE family protein: protein MHNTLIFFFAWFLGGFVNNITGFGAAMVAMPFIAALVPLEIAVPTSTLIVLTLNLQMGWNYRHYIKWKRLRYLFVGGVAGTVFGLQLMQTTDNNTLKLGMGIFMVAYAGYWLLAPKKVHTGLGPGWGVLAGFASTTLGALFGFNGPPLAMYVFKLGWSQEEAKGVLAACFIMTGVTILAGQVLAGIHNIQTLTYYAAGCPGALIGGAAGLFISRFLSQRAYGNILLLLIVTSGTYTMFSCF from the coding sequence ATGCATAACACCCTGATTTTTTTCTTCGCATGGTTTCTCGGAGGCTTCGTTAACAACATAACTGGTTTCGGGGCAGCCATGGTTGCCATGCCTTTTATTGCGGCTTTGGTTCCCCTTGAAATAGCGGTTCCGACATCAACGCTCATCGTACTGACTTTGAATCTTCAGATGGGATGGAACTATCGTCATTACATCAAATGGAAGCGGTTACGATATCTGTTTGTCGGTGGGGTTGCAGGGACTGTCTTTGGCCTCCAGCTCATGCAGACTACAGATAATAACACGCTCAAATTAGGCATGGGAATATTCATGGTCGCCTATGCTGGGTATTGGTTGCTGGCACCCAAAAAAGTTCACACGGGACTCGGACCTGGTTGGGGCGTATTAGCCGGGTTTGCTTCCACGACACTCGGTGCACTTTTCGGCTTTAACGGTCCGCCGCTCGCCATGTATGTTTTCAAATTGGGTTGGTCACAAGAGGAAGCAAAAGGTGTTCTTGCAGCGTGTTTCATTATGACTGGTGTGACGATACTAGCCGGGCAGGTGCTGGCAGGCATTCATAACATCCAGACGCTAACTTACTATGCCGCAGGCTGCCCCGGAGCTTTAATAGGTGGTGCCGCAGGACTTTTCATATCTCGTTTCCTTTCGCAGAGGGCGTATGGAAATATTCTGCTTCTTCTTATTGTTACCTCTGGAACATACACCATGTTTTCCTGTTTTTGA
- a CDS encoding TetR/AcrR family transcriptional regulator: MPKIVDHDKYKKTLTDKTTKIFRKHGYSGLGMRKIAQELGISKSALYHYFPSKEALFSACTKSVTSFENQDFHDLPIKKMNQQKRISALISIFKKIETEFKGELSLLIDYLRPLTPSQISTDKNMQFANQQYLTMVSALVGKPNAQFVLCLMYGVLLQRLFDGGKSSFQDIEEKLISFTEMRHDFET; this comes from the coding sequence ATGCCTAAAATTGTTGACCATGACAAATACAAAAAAACGTTGACTGACAAAACTACAAAAATATTTAGAAAACACGGATACTCCGGCCTCGGAATGCGTAAAATCGCACAAGAACTCGGTATTTCCAAGAGTGCTCTATATCACTATTTCCCGAGCAAAGAGGCACTGTTCTCAGCGTGCACGAAATCGGTGACATCTTTTGAGAATCAAGACTTCCATGATTTGCCCATAAAAAAAATGAACCAACAAAAACGAATTAGTGCTTTGATTTCTATATTCAAAAAGATCGAAACTGAATTCAAAGGGGAATTATCTCTTTTGATTGATTATTTACGACCACTCACACCATCCCAAATCTCAACCGACAAAAATATGCAATTTGCAAATCAACAATACTTAACCATGGTCTCTGCACTTGTTGGAAAGCCGAACGCCCAATTCGTGCTGTGTTTAATGTATGGAGTTTTGTTGCAACGGCTCTTTGATGGTGGGAAATCCAGCTTTCAAGACATCGAAGAAAAACTCATTTCTTTTACTGAAATGAGGCATGACTTCGAAACATAA
- a CDS encoding TRAP transporter substrate-binding protein produces MKKVLIPLIAAVLLVCSTSAFAEDYQRTMIMAATANPSGSLHAVALEKFKEIVEQESAGNVQVNLFLGGSMGSEQANVKQLRGSEIHVAVLAAGNLTPFAPSATISILPYLFPKIEDAYTLLSNEEFVKGLGDSVAAESKTRPLGWLIGGYRVLTNSQHSITKLADLQGLKIRVPKVRIQLDSFRSWGVEPHPLAWSETFNALQQGVADGQENPHSINQDQKFWEVQKYITDLHYMLWVGPLLVSEKWFQRLPENTQILVQKAATEACKYEWEWVAAQNKVALDNCIKHGMELNELTDEAEWMTKARALWPEYYEAIGGKDKVDNALNIMGQN; encoded by the coding sequence ATGAAAAAAGTACTGATTCCGCTTATAGCCGCAGTTCTGTTGGTATGCTCTACTTCTGCTTTTGCAGAAGATTACCAGAGAACCATGATCATGGCAGCTACAGCCAACCCTTCTGGAAGCCTTCATGCTGTTGCATTGGAAAAATTCAAGGAAATTGTTGAGCAAGAATCCGCTGGCAATGTCCAGGTCAATCTTTTCTTGGGCGGCTCCATGGGCTCAGAGCAAGCGAACGTAAAACAACTTCGTGGCTCTGAAATTCATGTAGCAGTTTTGGCGGCTGGTAACTTAACTCCTTTTGCTCCGTCTGCTACTATTTCGATCCTGCCTTACCTTTTTCCGAAAATCGAAGATGCATACACACTCCTGAGCAATGAAGAATTTGTCAAAGGACTTGGCGACTCGGTTGCTGCAGAGAGCAAAACCCGTCCCCTAGGTTGGCTTATCGGTGGTTACCGTGTGCTGACCAACTCCCAACATAGCATCACCAAGCTGGCAGACCTTCAGGGCCTCAAAATTCGTGTGCCCAAAGTCCGTATTCAGCTTGATTCTTTCCGTTCCTGGGGCGTAGAGCCACATCCTTTGGCTTGGTCTGAGACCTTCAATGCTCTCCAACAAGGCGTCGCTGATGGTCAGGAAAACCCTCATTCTATCAATCAGGATCAAAAATTCTGGGAAGTACAGAAATACATCACAGACCTGCATTACATGCTGTGGGTCGGCCCGCTGCTCGTTTCCGAGAAATGGTTCCAACGTCTGCCTGAAAACACTCAGATTCTTGTTCAAAAAGCTGCCACCGAGGCCTGCAAATACGAATGGGAATGGGTTGCAGCACAGAATAAGGTCGCCTTGGACAATTGCATCAAGCACGGCATGGAGCTGAATGAACTTACCGATGAAGCTGAATGGATGACAAAGGCCCGCGCCTTATGGCCTGAGTACTACGAAGCCATTGGCGGAAAGGACAAAGTCGACAACGCCCTGAACATCATGGGTCAGAACTAG
- a CDS encoding amidohydrolase family protein, with product MQIIDFRFRPNTQATIDGFTNSTMFKGMFAKIDLTHLVAQEVPEVVEMIKKHNVVKAVITGRDCSMTYDAAANNEGVISFVKDFPEIFLGFMGVDPHKGMNGIYELTRQITEEGMHGAAIDPYLAKIFVNDAKYYPIYSKCCELDIPIVVATGPGTLVPGAVMEHSAPRYIDYVARDFPQLKIIISHGGYPWVEEAIMVTERNENVYMELSEYERHPGGKSYIKAAINLIGDKLLFASAHPGADFRDAIAMYKDFGLSEEIMEQIMYKNAEKVLGL from the coding sequence GTGCAAATAATTGATTTCCGTTTCCGTCCCAACACGCAGGCAACCATTGACGGCTTTACCAACAGCACCATGTTTAAAGGCATGTTTGCCAAGATCGATTTGACACATCTGGTGGCACAGGAAGTCCCGGAAGTTGTCGAAATGATCAAAAAGCACAACGTTGTAAAGGCCGTCATCACCGGCCGTGACTGCTCCATGACCTACGATGCTGCTGCTAACAACGAAGGCGTCATCTCTTTTGTAAAAGACTTCCCGGAAATTTTTCTTGGCTTCATGGGTGTTGACCCTCACAAAGGAATGAACGGCATTTATGAATTGACGCGCCAAATTACTGAAGAAGGAATGCACGGTGCAGCCATCGACCCGTATCTGGCAAAAATTTTTGTCAATGACGCCAAGTACTACCCAATTTACAGCAAATGCTGCGAGTTGGATATTCCCATTGTTGTTGCCACAGGACCGGGAACATTGGTTCCTGGTGCCGTTATGGAGCATTCTGCTCCGCGTTACATCGACTATGTCGCCCGTGACTTCCCGCAATTGAAGATCATCATCAGCCATGGCGGGTATCCTTGGGTTGAAGAGGCAATAATGGTCACGGAACGCAATGAAAATGTGTACATGGAACTCTCCGAGTATGAACGTCACCCTGGTGGAAAATCTTACATCAAAGCTGCCATAAACCTGATCGGTGACAAGCTTCTTTTTGCCAGCGCTCACCCCGGGGCGGACTTCCGTGATGCTATCGCCATGTACAAGGATTTTGGCCTTTCCGAAGAGATCATGGAGCAAATCATGTATAAAAATGCGGAAAAGGTTCTCGGACTCTAA
- a CDS encoding sigma-54 interaction domain-containing protein, with protein sequence MINKYCSQIIETMEEAVSISDPDGVILYLNKRHELITGIPSFELLGKSVHELVRRGLFDVVLNPDIMRNKQSETRVQELGNGRKVVLDGHPVFDENEEVALVVTYLRDITKLAEMREQMSSQQELLEAYQKLQSFDSALEKVPPVVQSKPMKRLYGQLGIIAETDATVLLLGETGVGKDVFARKLHRLSDRADKAFVKADCGSMPENLIETELFGYAPGTFSGGNKNGKIGLIETASGGTLFLDEIGELPLLMQTKLLRLLQDREIVRVGATTPQDVNVRIVAATNKSLEKEVEAGRFRSDLYYRLKVAVIDIPPLRKRKADILPMARLFLKSFCQKYQRDITFTQETEDSLLNHTWPGNVRELENLILGCVVTSKKNIIEVADLPFSPTTEIRVSTGDGLDGMKISGKSMKSILDEVEKTIILNGMERVGNIAKLAKELNLDRTTVFRKLKKYGAR encoded by the coding sequence ATGATTAACAAATATTGTTCGCAAATCATTGAAACAATGGAAGAAGCTGTTTCCATCAGTGACCCGGACGGGGTTATTCTCTATTTGAATAAACGGCATGAATTGATTACCGGCATTCCGTCTTTTGAACTGCTTGGCAAATCGGTACATGAATTAGTGCGCCGAGGACTGTTCGACGTTGTTTTGAATCCTGACATTATGCGCAACAAGCAATCCGAAACACGGGTGCAAGAACTCGGCAATGGACGTAAAGTGGTGCTTGATGGACACCCGGTATTTGACGAAAATGAAGAGGTTGCACTTGTTGTCACTTATCTTCGTGATATTACAAAACTAGCTGAAATGCGTGAACAAATGTCTTCTCAACAGGAACTTCTGGAGGCTTATCAAAAACTCCAGAGCTTTGACAGCGCCCTTGAAAAGGTGCCGCCAGTTGTTCAAAGCAAACCTATGAAGCGATTATACGGCCAGTTGGGAATTATTGCAGAAACAGATGCCACGGTCTTGCTTCTGGGGGAAACTGGCGTCGGCAAAGATGTTTTTGCACGTAAGCTGCACAGGCTGAGTGACCGAGCTGACAAAGCGTTTGTAAAGGCTGATTGCGGCAGTATGCCGGAGAATCTTATTGAAACGGAACTGTTCGGCTATGCTCCGGGCACATTTTCCGGTGGAAATAAAAATGGTAAAATTGGTCTCATCGAAACGGCTTCCGGCGGCACACTCTTTCTTGATGAAATAGGGGAATTGCCGCTGCTCATGCAGACGAAACTGCTCAGGCTTCTACAGGACAGGGAAATCGTTCGCGTTGGAGCAACCACACCTCAAGATGTAAACGTCCGCATTGTTGCTGCAACCAATAAATCACTGGAAAAAGAAGTTGAAGCCGGCCGGTTCCGCAGTGACTTGTACTATCGTCTAAAAGTCGCGGTTATCGACATCCCACCCTTGAGAAAGCGTAAGGCCGATATTTTGCCGATGGCGCGTCTTTTCTTGAAATCTTTTTGTCAAAAATATCAGCGGGACATAACGTTCACCCAGGAAACGGAAGACTCATTGCTCAATCATACATGGCCTGGCAATGTCCGAGAATTAGAGAATCTGATTCTTGGTTGCGTGGTGACGTCCAAAAAGAATATTATAGAGGTGGCGGACTTGCCGTTTTCCCCGACCACTGAGATACGTGTTTCCACCGGAGACGGATTGGACGGTATGAAAATATCCGGAAAATCCATGAAGAGTATTCTCGATGAAGTGGAAAAAACCATTATATTGAACGGAATGGAGCGTGTGGGCAATATCGCCAAGCTCGCCAAGGAGCTGAACCTTGACCGCACCACTGTGTTTCGCAAACTCAAGAAATATGGAGCGCGATAA
- the hpsG gene encoding (2S)-3-sulfopropanediol dehydratase, translating to MTNYDCCLSPQEERIANSVDTREGRERVYEMLDSFHMTTPFIDIERARFFTESMKKTEGQPLVLRWAKALKNCAEKMSVYITPKSLIAGRSGKLGRYGILYPEIDGDFYSILKDLDKREKSPFKITPEEVDIVVNEIAPYWEGKTYHEHLNGAMPDDLRGVTYDDDHGLKSKFVVSETSSYRSALQWVHDYDKVLKRGFNDIKREALEKMAELDAESPVQTWEKRPFYEAMVIICDAIVLWARRHADLAREQAEAETDKIRKAELLAMADRCERMPAEPAKDFRDAIQSQWFVQMFSRIEQKASAIISNGRMDQYLLPFYEQDIKAGILTPEQAKELLENMWVEMAQFIDLYINPTGNEFNEGYAHWEAVTIGGQTPDGDDATNELTYLFLESKREFPLNYPDLATRIHSNSPERFLAEIAETIKDGSGFPKLINDEEIIPLYTAKGAPLDQAMDYSVSGCTEARMPNCETYTSGCVYINFATAMEMTMHNGRMLKYGEEVVGLETGEAGEFKSWDEFYEAYLKQHNNLLVKAFRQQYIVDSLRPEHFASPLASVLHDLCMKEGMDLQSQTIPGGLEYSYFEFLGYGTVVDSLSAIKKLVFEDKKLTMQEVVDALKVNFEGHEETREILRSAPCYGNNDSYADAIAKKIDCVCQEYAHKYSEERGVNLDVRYVPITSHVPFGKVVSATPNGREAWTALSDGASASHGADQKGPTAVLMSNYHSKNRGMKNRASRLLNVKLSPKVVEGEAGTQKLVDLIRTWCDLHLWHLQFNIINKKTLLEAQANPDKYRSLLVRIAGYSAYFCDLSRDLQNDIINRTEHVQM from the coding sequence ATGACGAACTATGACTGCTGTCTTTCCCCACAGGAAGAGCGTATCGCGAATAGCGTTGATACCCGAGAGGGCCGTGAACGCGTATACGAAATGCTTGATTCCTTTCATATGACCACCCCGTTTATTGATATCGAACGCGCCCGCTTTTTTACCGAATCCATGAAGAAGACCGAAGGTCAGCCCCTCGTTTTGCGTTGGGCCAAGGCGTTGAAAAACTGCGCTGAGAAGATGTCCGTATACATCACCCCTAAATCCCTCATCGCCGGTCGTTCCGGTAAGCTGGGTCGTTACGGCATCCTGTACCCTGAAATCGATGGTGATTTTTACTCCATCCTCAAGGATCTGGACAAGCGCGAAAAGAGTCCCTTCAAGATTACCCCTGAAGAAGTAGACATCGTTGTCAACGAGATCGCTCCTTACTGGGAAGGCAAGACCTACCATGAGCACCTGAACGGCGCCATGCCTGACGACCTGCGCGGTGTCACCTACGACGACGACCATGGCTTGAAGTCCAAATTTGTTGTTTCCGAGACGTCTTCTTACCGTTCCGCTCTCCAGTGGGTACATGACTACGACAAGGTCCTGAAGCGCGGCTTCAACGACATCAAACGCGAAGCTCTTGAAAAAATGGCTGAGCTGGACGCTGAAAGTCCTGTTCAGACTTGGGAAAAACGTCCTTTCTATGAAGCCATGGTTATCATCTGCGATGCTATTGTCCTCTGGGCACGTCGTCACGCCGACCTCGCCCGCGAGCAGGCAGAAGCTGAGACCGATAAGATCCGCAAGGCCGAACTGCTTGCAATGGCAGACCGTTGTGAACGCATGCCTGCCGAACCTGCAAAAGACTTCCGCGATGCTATTCAGTCCCAATGGTTCGTTCAGATGTTCTCCCGTATTGAGCAGAAGGCTTCCGCCATCATCTCCAACGGTCGCATGGATCAGTACCTGCTTCCTTTCTACGAGCAGGATATTAAGGCCGGCATTTTGACTCCCGAACAGGCCAAGGAACTTCTGGAAAATATGTGGGTCGAAATGGCTCAGTTCATTGATCTGTACATCAACCCTACAGGCAACGAATTCAATGAAGGTTATGCTCATTGGGAAGCTGTCACTATCGGTGGACAGACCCCGGACGGTGATGATGCAACCAACGAACTTACTTACTTGTTCCTTGAGTCCAAGCGTGAGTTCCCGTTGAATTACCCTGACCTCGCAACTCGTATTCATTCCAACTCTCCCGAGCGTTTCCTCGCTGAGATTGCTGAGACCATCAAGGATGGTTCCGGTTTCCCGAAACTCATCAACGACGAAGAAATCATTCCGCTGTACACCGCCAAGGGCGCACCGTTAGATCAGGCCATGGACTATTCCGTGTCCGGTTGCACCGAAGCCCGTATGCCCAACTGCGAGACCTACACTTCCGGTTGTGTTTACATCAACTTCGCCACTGCCATGGAAATGACCATGCATAATGGTCGCATGCTTAAGTACGGTGAAGAAGTTGTCGGTCTCGAAACAGGTGAGGCTGGTGAGTTCAAGAGCTGGGACGAATTCTATGAAGCTTACCTGAAGCAGCACAACAATCTGCTCGTGAAAGCTTTCCGTCAGCAGTACATCGTTGATAGTCTGCGTCCCGAACACTTTGCTTCTCCCCTGGCTTCCGTCCTGCACGACCTGTGCATGAAAGAAGGCATGGACTTGCAGAGTCAGACCATTCCGGGCGGCCTTGAGTATTCCTACTTTGAATTCCTTGGTTACGGCACCGTGGTCGACTCTCTTTCCGCTATCAAAAAGCTGGTCTTCGAAGACAAGAAGCTGACGATGCAGGAAGTCGTAGACGCCCTGAAGGTGAACTTCGAAGGGCACGAAGAAACTCGCGAGATCCTTCGTTCCGCTCCTTGCTACGGAAACAATGATTCCTACGCTGACGCAATTGCCAAGAAAATTGACTGCGTTTGCCAGGAATACGCTCATAAGTACTCCGAAGAACGCGGCGTGAACCTCGACGTTCGTTACGTGCCCATCACTTCTCACGTACCTTTCGGTAAGGTTGTTTCCGCAACCCCCAATGGTCGTGAAGCATGGACCGCTCTGTCCGACGGTGCCTCCGCATCCCACGGTGCAGACCAAAAAGGCCCCACCGCAGTTCTGATGTCCAATTACCATTCCAAGAACCGTGGCATGAAAAATCGGGCATCTCGTTTGCTGAACGTCAAGCTTTCTCCGAAAGTTGTCGAAGGTGAAGCCGGTACTCAGAAGCTCGTTGACCTGATCCGTACCTGGTGCGACCTGCACCTCTGGCATCTCCAGTTCAACATCATCAACAAAAAGACTCTGCTCGAAGCTCAGGCCAATCCTGACAAGTACCGCAGCCTGCTCGTTCGTATCGCCGGTTACTCCGCATATTTCTGCGATCTTTCCCGCGATTTGCAGAACGACATCATCAATCGTACCGAACACGTACAAATGTAA
- the panF gene encoding sodium/pantothenate symporter, with the protein MPTNFSTIIPVVAYLVLSFAVAFWARKKTESSVSSQGFIEDYFIGGRSLGGFVLAMTIIASYTSASSFVGGPGVAYRLGLSWVLLAMIQVPTTFLTLGILGKRFAIMARKTQSVTITDYLRARYDSDAVVILCSIALIVFFMAAMLAQFIGGARLFQTVTGYPYIVGLVLFGVSVVLYTAIGGFRAVVLTDAIQGIVMIVAVIVVLLAVIKAGGGMEQCISSLKAIDPGLITPTGPKNAIPQPFTLSFWVLVGIGILGLPQTTQRCMAYKDSKAMHNAMVIGTLLIGFMILCAHLAGTLGRAVIPDLPAGDLAMPSLIMELLSPVWAGVFIAGPLAAIMSTVDSMLLLVSAAIIKDLYIHYRLKGDASRMTIVSLKKASLISTTVIGLMVFVAAIEPPDLLVWINLFAFGGLEAVFLCPMVLGLYWEKANATGAIASIIFGVSTFIILTIIKPAMGGVHAIVPTTLASLAAFVIGSYAGHPVRLRKQQN; encoded by the coding sequence ATGCCTACAAACTTCTCAACCATTATCCCTGTTGTCGCGTATCTGGTTCTTTCTTTTGCCGTGGCATTCTGGGCACGAAAAAAGACAGAATCCTCTGTTTCCTCGCAAGGATTCATTGAGGACTATTTCATTGGAGGACGCTCCTTGGGTGGCTTCGTACTGGCCATGACCATTATCGCGAGCTACACAAGTGCCAGTAGCTTTGTGGGTGGTCCCGGCGTGGCATACCGCCTCGGCCTAAGTTGGGTACTTCTGGCAATGATACAGGTTCCCACCACCTTCCTGACGCTCGGCATTCTCGGCAAACGCTTCGCCATCATGGCTCGCAAAACACAATCTGTGACCATTACAGATTACCTCCGCGCCCGCTACGACAGCGACGCCGTGGTCATACTCTGCTCCATCGCCCTCATTGTCTTTTTCATGGCCGCCATGCTTGCACAATTTATCGGAGGCGCACGACTTTTTCAGACGGTGACAGGCTATCCCTACATTGTAGGACTCGTACTCTTTGGCGTCAGTGTTGTGTTGTATACAGCAATAGGAGGCTTTCGGGCCGTGGTCCTGACTGATGCCATCCAGGGCATCGTTATGATTGTGGCCGTCATCGTCGTGCTACTGGCCGTCATCAAAGCTGGCGGAGGCATGGAGCAATGCATCTCCTCGCTCAAAGCCATCGACCCAGGCCTTATCACCCCAACAGGCCCAAAAAACGCTATCCCCCAACCCTTCACCCTGTCATTTTGGGTGCTGGTCGGCATCGGCATCCTCGGCCTTCCCCAGACAACACAACGATGCATGGCCTACAAGGATTCAAAAGCCATGCACAACGCCATGGTCATCGGCACACTGCTGATAGGCTTCATGATCCTCTGCGCTCACCTTGCAGGAACATTGGGACGTGCCGTCATTCCCGATCTTCCGGCAGGAGACTTGGCCATGCCGAGCCTCATCATGGAATTACTTTCACCGGTGTGGGCGGGTGTCTTCATAGCCGGTCCGCTCGCAGCCATCATGTCCACCGTAGACTCAATGCTTCTCTTGGTATCCGCCGCTATCATCAAGGACTTATACATCCATTACAGGCTCAAGGGCGATGCGTCGCGCATGACAATTGTCAGCCTCAAAAAAGCGAGCCTCATAAGTACTACCGTCATCGGACTCATGGTCTTTGTCGCCGCCATTGAACCGCCGGATCTTCTCGTTTGGATCAATCTGTTCGCCTTTGGCGGACTTGAAGCGGTTTTCCTTTGCCCCATGGTTTTGGGCCTTTACTGGGAAAAGGCAAACGCCACAGGAGCTATCGCCTCCATCATATTCGGCGTGTCCACCTTCATTATCCTGACCATCATAAAACCAGCCATGGGCGGCGTCCATGCTATCGTACCAACCACGTTGGCCTCATTGGCAGCCTTCGTCATAGGTTCATACGCGGGTCATCCAGTCCGACTTCGAAAACAACAGAATTAA
- a CDS encoding YhdT family protein has product MNKQSQDPRFKQANKEALLALGVYAMYFVWWYVCAYGMGSGNPDDYSYVLGMPEWFFYSCIVGYPLVTILLWIVVRFNFKDMPLDADESPTDITHSATNANSRKNR; this is encoded by the coding sequence ATGAACAAACAATCACAGGACCCGCGCTTCAAACAAGCCAACAAGGAAGCCCTGCTCGCATTGGGCGTATACGCCATGTATTTTGTCTGGTGGTATGTCTGCGCTTACGGCATGGGCAGCGGAAATCCAGACGATTATTCATATGTTCTGGGTATGCCGGAATGGTTTTTCTATAGTTGTATCGTTGGGTACCCTCTCGTCACCATTCTCCTCTGGATCGTTGTTCGCTTTAATTTCAAAGACATGCCCCTCGACGCTGACGAATCTCCCACTGACATCACACACTCGGCCACAAACGCCAACTCGAGGAAAAACCGCTAA